The following are encoded in a window of Terriglobales bacterium genomic DNA:
- a CDS encoding YdeI/OmpD-associated family protein, with product MAEKFQSGDGPFHFKTKLAGIDNMESAAMRPPFDVPAVFGTKARVPVRGTINGAAFRSSLCNMGDGYFMVVNKELRAAAKCKAGDTVDVVLERDREQRGIETPDEIKKALSANTKAQATWDSLSFTHKKEWVRAVTEAKKEETRRARIEKLVAAMKAGKRVGF from the coding sequence ATGGCCGAGAAGTTTCAGTCCGGCGATGGTCCGTTCCATTTCAAGACAAAGCTCGCAGGCATCGACAACATGGAGAGCGCGGCCATGCGTCCGCCGTTCGATGTCCCCGCGGTTTTCGGTACGAAAGCGCGGGTGCCGGTGCGCGGAACCATCAACGGCGCAGCGTTTCGCAGCTCATTGTGCAACATGGGCGACGGATATTTCATGGTCGTGAACAAAGAGCTCCGCGCTGCGGCCAAGTGCAAAGCCGGCGATACCGTCGATGTGGTGCTCGAACGTGATCGCGAACAACGGGGGATCGAAACTCCTGACGAAATCAAGAAGGCGCTGAGCGCGAACACGAAAGCACAAGCGACGTGGGATTCGCTTTCATTCACGCACAAGAAGGAGTGGGTTCGCGCTGTTACCGAAGCAAAGAAGGAAGAGACGCGGCGCGCGCGGATTGAGAAGCTCGTCGCAGCGATGAAGGCCGGCAAGAGAGTGGGATTCTAA
- a CDS encoding putative zinc-binding metallopeptidase: MPAFEKAPPEIQEILGKPIRELGLKLEGSPLERFVQQLYRELEAKGLKKFRPLCYLTDEWGCPSGEPVIGIPFYLADPKLARLEKEMNDLEDSRQIMMYLRHEAGHAINYAYALYKSPEWKELFGPFRRPYRDLYRPVPFSRDFVRHMEGWYAQKHPDEDFAETFAVWLTPRSRWRERYKNWPAMQKLRYVDRMARQLGDIDPVRATGATDITVEEMDATVAEFYERALSEQPSPGDLALETDLEDIFNVSPRKRKGVRPAAELLKENRQSLVDKLTYWTGMQRPLVRKLVESIENRVAELQLKAEASREKEYLTEITVYATALAMNYVTRGKFVPEGRKKVTGNRLHGTGKRKVTGDRVEGSGEKKKEKENGVGNMEAGTSDLD, encoded by the coding sequence GTGCCTGCCTTTGAAAAAGCGCCGCCGGAAATTCAGGAGATTCTGGGAAAGCCGATTCGGGAGCTTGGGCTCAAGCTCGAAGGCTCTCCTCTCGAGCGCTTTGTTCAGCAGCTTTACCGTGAGCTCGAGGCGAAAGGACTGAAGAAGTTCCGTCCGCTTTGCTATCTCACAGACGAATGGGGTTGTCCCTCCGGCGAGCCTGTAATCGGAATTCCGTTTTACCTCGCCGATCCCAAACTGGCACGGCTGGAAAAAGAGATGAACGATCTTGAAGATTCGCGGCAGATCATGATGTACCTGCGTCACGAGGCGGGTCATGCGATCAATTACGCCTACGCTCTCTACAAGAGTCCTGAGTGGAAGGAATTGTTCGGCCCCTTTCGGCGGCCGTATCGCGATCTGTATCGGCCTGTCCCTTTTTCCCGCGATTTTGTCCGCCACATGGAAGGTTGGTACGCGCAAAAGCATCCTGATGAGGACTTCGCCGAAACATTTGCAGTCTGGCTTACACCGCGTTCGCGCTGGCGCGAGCGTTATAAGAATTGGCCGGCGATGCAGAAGCTGCGCTACGTCGATCGTATGGCCCGGCAGTTGGGAGATATCGATCCGGTGCGCGCGACGGGAGCGACCGACATTACGGTCGAAGAAATGGATGCAACCGTTGCCGAATTCTACGAGCGCGCTCTAAGCGAGCAGCCGTCGCCCGGTGATCTTGCGCTCGAGACTGATCTGGAGGACATATTTAATGTTTCCCCACGGAAGAGAAAAGGGGTGCGACCGGCAGCGGAATTGTTGAAAGAAAATCGTCAATCTCTGGTCGATAAACTGACGTACTGGACCGGAATGCAGCGACCGCTGGTTCGAAAGTTAGTTGAGTCAATCGAGAATCGTGTGGCAGAGTTGCAACTGAAGGCCGAAGCCTCGCGGGAAAAAGAATATCTGACCGAGATCACGGTTTACGCGACCGCGTTGGCGATGAATTATGTGACGCGTGGGAAGTTCGTGCCTGAAGGTAGAAAGAAGGTTACAGGGAACAGGTTACATGGAACAGGAAAAAGAAAGGTTACAGGGGACAGGGTAGAGGGATCAGGGGAAAAGAAGAAAGAAAAAGAAAACGGTGTGGGGAACATGGAGGCTGGAACTTCGGACCTAGACTGA
- a CDS encoding MarR family winged helix-turn-helix transcriptional regulator has translation MSGFFFSEQNNSEPRPSNGGTKSAHVEHVETVARCGALDADCACSLTRRAARSVTQLYDVVLAPLGMKATQFVLLRAISEAGEIAQWQLSKDLSIAVETLTRRLATMRRAGWIELHSGTDRREHLYTATPRGQQQLETALPYWYRAQERLREQLGEEGWKETQACLDRLAVAAERSLTARVKNLPPVGDA, from the coding sequence ATGTCAGGTTTTTTTTTCAGTGAACAAAATAATTCGGAACCCCGCCCCAGCAATGGCGGGACTAAATCAGCGCATGTGGAACATGTAGAAACCGTTGCGCGTTGTGGCGCACTCGATGCAGATTGTGCCTGCTCACTTACCAGACGCGCTGCACGCAGCGTTACACAGCTTTATGACGTAGTTCTTGCTCCGCTAGGCATGAAGGCAACACAGTTTGTGCTGCTGCGTGCCATTTCTGAGGCAGGTGAGATTGCCCAGTGGCAACTCTCGAAGGACCTTTCGATCGCTGTTGAGACACTCACCCGGCGATTGGCGACGATGCGTCGCGCCGGCTGGATCGAGCTTCATTCCGGAACGGATCGCCGCGAGCACCTGTACACAGCAACGCCGCGCGGCCAACAGCAGCTCGAGACTGCTCTCCCATATTGGTATCGCGCGCAAGAACGATTGCGGGAGCAGCTTGGAGAAGAAGGCTGGAAAGAGACCCAAGCCTGTCTTGATCGGCTGGCGGTCGCGGCAGAGAGGTCCCTTACCGCGCGAGTGAAAAATCTGCCTCCGGTCGGGGATGCATAA
- a CDS encoding DUF5670 family protein, which produces MLWTLAVIFFVLWVLGLVGVYAIGAWIWLFFAIWIISLIAQLASGRGRGTPTVQQKM; this is translated from the coding sequence ATGCTGTGGACATTGGCGGTAATTTTCTTTGTGTTGTGGGTTCTGGGGCTTGTAGGTGTGTACGCAATCGGCGCCTGGATTTGGCTGTTCTTCGCAATCTGGATCATCTCTCTGATCGCGCAACTCGCAAGTGGCCGCGGACGCGGAACACCCACAGTCCAGCAAAAGATGTGA
- the acnA gene encoding aconitate hydratase AcnA, with product MNSFGARATLRVGNRQYQISRLDALDKQGTSTQHLPYSLRILLENLLRTENGKSVTRDDISFLAQWQATAAPSREIAFTPARVLMQDFTGVPAVVDLAAMRDAMKRLGGDPNAINPLQAAELVIDHSVQVDEFGTPNAFHANAILEFERNRERYAFLRWGQSAFNNFSVVPPDMGIVHQINLEYLARVIFPQKVDGEWQAYPDTLVGTDSHTTMVNGLGVLGWGVGGIEAEAAMLGQPVSMLLPQVVGFKLTGKLKEGSTATDLVLTVTEMLRKTGVVGKFVEFFGEGLSELPLADRATIANMAPEYGATCGIFPVDTETLRYLRMTGRSDEQIALVDSYCKEQGLFHTKESPHATYSEVVELDLATVEPSVAGPRRPQDRVPLSQTAENFKHALPTLLGPAAAKAAARQVMRWEGEGGNPTATGAEGNKPDVAEAVSATYKVDVSKYLDHGSVVIAAITSCTNTSNPSVMIAAGLLAKKAVERGICPPPWVKTSVAPGSRVVTEYYKKAGLMEFLDKLRFSIAGYGCTTCIGNSGPLPADVSKAIDDHQLVVASVLSGNRNFEGRINSEVRANYLMSPPLVVAYALAGRIDHDLLTEPLGKDRQGKPVYLREIWPTQKEVDEVVSKAIDSAMFRDNYEHIADGDEHWKKLRVPKGETYAWEKESTYIKRAPYFDDMPVNPAPVQDIRGARVLAWLGDSVTTDHISPAGSIKQNSPAGKYLIERGVKPHDFNSYGSRRGNHEVMVRGTFANVRLRNKLAPGTEGGVTRYLPTNEVMSIYDASMKYQANRVPLIILAGKEYGSGSSRDWAAKGPKLLGVHAVIAQSYERIHRSNLVGMGILPLQFVPEEDPETLGLSGEETYEISGLREMLDSKFASGRHVNVTAKRADGTAVKFEATVRIDTPQEILYYQHGGILQFVLRQLLAGWEKPKVVSRGMSTVADASTGSSIT from the coding sequence ATGAACTCATTTGGAGCACGCGCGACGCTGCGCGTTGGCAATCGGCAGTATCAGATATCTCGTCTTGACGCTCTCGATAAGCAGGGAACCTCCACTCAGCATCTCCCGTATTCGCTACGAATTTTGCTGGAAAACCTGCTGCGCACGGAGAACGGAAAGTCCGTTACCAGGGACGACATCAGCTTTCTCGCGCAGTGGCAGGCGACGGCGGCTCCGTCGCGGGAAATCGCGTTCACGCCTGCCCGCGTCCTCATGCAGGACTTCACCGGAGTTCCCGCGGTAGTCGATCTGGCGGCAATGCGCGATGCCATGAAGCGTCTGGGCGGCGATCCCAATGCGATCAATCCGCTGCAGGCCGCAGAGTTGGTCATCGACCACTCCGTGCAGGTGGACGAGTTTGGTACGCCGAATGCATTTCACGCGAACGCGATCCTCGAGTTCGAGCGCAATCGCGAGCGCTACGCCTTCCTGCGCTGGGGGCAATCGGCGTTCAATAACTTTTCCGTCGTTCCTCCCGATATGGGAATCGTGCACCAGATCAATCTGGAGTACCTGGCGAGAGTTATCTTTCCACAGAAGGTTGATGGCGAGTGGCAGGCCTATCCAGACACGCTCGTCGGTACGGACTCGCACACCACGATGGTTAACGGACTTGGCGTGCTCGGCTGGGGTGTTGGCGGAATCGAAGCCGAGGCCGCGATGCTCGGGCAGCCTGTCTCGATGCTCCTGCCGCAGGTTGTCGGATTCAAACTCACAGGCAAATTGAAAGAAGGTTCAACTGCTACCGACCTGGTACTCACAGTCACGGAGATGCTGCGCAAGACTGGCGTGGTCGGCAAGTTCGTCGAGTTCTTCGGCGAAGGACTCTCGGAGCTGCCGCTCGCAGACCGCGCCACTATCGCCAACATGGCTCCGGAATACGGCGCGACATGCGGCATCTTCCCGGTCGACACCGAGACGCTGCGCTACCTGCGCATGACTGGACGCAGCGACGAGCAGATCGCGCTAGTCGATTCCTACTGCAAGGAGCAGGGACTCTTCCATACCAAGGAGTCTCCGCACGCGACCTACTCCGAAGTGGTCGAGTTGGATCTTGCGACTGTCGAACCGAGCGTTGCCGGCCCGAGACGTCCTCAAGATCGCGTTCCGCTTTCGCAGACGGCGGAAAACTTCAAGCATGCGCTGCCGACTCTCCTTGGACCCGCTGCGGCCAAGGCTGCGGCGCGCCAGGTAATGCGCTGGGAAGGTGAAGGCGGAAATCCGACCGCCACCGGAGCCGAAGGCAATAAGCCCGATGTTGCCGAAGCGGTATCCGCAACCTACAAGGTCGATGTCAGCAAGTATCTCGATCACGGCTCGGTCGTGATTGCCGCCATCACGAGCTGCACCAATACCTCGAATCCGTCCGTCATGATCGCCGCCGGACTGCTTGCGAAGAAAGCCGTTGAGCGCGGAATTTGTCCTCCGCCGTGGGTGAAGACGTCGGTTGCTCCCGGCTCGCGTGTTGTAACCGAGTACTACAAGAAAGCCGGCCTGATGGAATTCCTCGACAAGCTGCGTTTCAGCATCGCCGGTTACGGATGCACCACCTGCATCGGCAACTCCGGCCCGCTTCCAGCCGATGTTTCAAAGGCGATTGACGACCATCAGCTCGTCGTTGCCTCGGTCCTTTCCGGGAATCGCAATTTCGAAGGTCGCATCAATTCCGAGGTCCGCGCGAACTACTTGATGTCTCCGCCGCTCGTTGTTGCGTACGCTTTGGCGGGACGCATCGATCACGATTTGCTCACCGAACCGCTCGGCAAAGATCGCCAAGGCAAGCCGGTCTATCTGCGCGAAATCTGGCCGACGCAGAAGGAAGTCGACGAAGTTGTAAGCAAAGCCATCGACTCGGCGATGTTTCGGGACAACTACGAGCACATCGCCGACGGTGATGAGCACTGGAAAAAGCTGCGCGTTCCAAAAGGGGAGACCTACGCGTGGGAGAAGGAGTCAACCTACATCAAGCGCGCTCCGTACTTCGACGACATGCCCGTGAATCCTGCTCCAGTGCAGGACATTCGCGGCGCGCGCGTGCTCGCATGGCTCGGCGACAGCGTCACTACCGACCATATCTCGCCCGCGGGATCGATCAAGCAGAACAGTCCTGCAGGCAAGTATCTGATCGAGCGCGGAGTCAAGCCGCACGACTTCAACTCCTACGGCTCCCGGCGTGGCAATCACGAAGTAATGGTCCGCGGAACCTTTGCCAATGTCCGGCTGCGCAATAAGCTCGCGCCCGGCACCGAAGGCGGGGTCACGCGTTATCTGCCGACGAATGAAGTCATGTCGATCTACGACGCCTCAATGAAGTACCAAGCGAATCGAGTGCCGCTGATCATCCTCGCCGGCAAAGAATACGGTTCGGGATCGTCGCGCGACTGGGCGGCCAAAGGTCCGAAGCTTCTCGGAGTCCATGCCGTGATTGCGCAGAGCTACGAGCGCATTCATCGTTCCAATCTGGTCGGAATGGGAATTCTTCCGCTGCAGTTTGTGCCGGAAGAGGACCCGGAGACGCTCGGCTTATCCGGCGAAGAGACCTATGAAATCTCCGGCCTGCGCGAAATGCTCGATTCGAAGTTCGCTTCAGGACGCCATGTGAACGTCACGGCAAAACGCGCCGATGGCACCGCTGTGAAGTTCGAAGCGACCGTCCGCATCGACACTCCGCAGGAGATTCTCTACTACCAGCACGGCGGAATTCTGCAGTTTGTCCTCCGCCAACTGCTGGCAGGCTGGGAGAAGCCCAAAGTGGTAAGCCGCGGCATGAGCACCGTGGCTGATGCGAGCACAGGCAGTAGCATTACGTAG
- a CDS encoding enoyl-CoA hydratase-related protein → MPFENIRLETRDRIAYVTIDRPKVLNALNMATMSELRTAFTQLKDDRSVRVVILTGAGEKSFVAGADIGELQKNNPVEAKEYTHRGQAVLDLIENLGKPVIACINGFALGGGCEIAMACTMRLASENAKLGQPEVKLGIIPGYGGSQRLPRLVGKGIAMQLLLTGEMITAQEAHRIGLVNEVVPAAQLISRAEAIAQAIIKNAPLAIQYCLEAVNHGMEMTQQEGLYLEATLFAVCCATEDKKEGTTAFLEKRAANFAGK, encoded by the coding sequence ATGCCATTCGAAAATATCCGCCTCGAAACTCGCGACCGCATTGCTTACGTCACGATAGACCGTCCTAAAGTTCTCAACGCGCTCAACATGGCGACGATGAGCGAGTTGCGCACAGCTTTTACGCAACTGAAAGACGATCGCAGCGTTCGCGTTGTGATTCTTACCGGTGCAGGTGAGAAGTCATTCGTCGCTGGAGCCGACATTGGGGAACTCCAGAAGAACAATCCGGTTGAAGCAAAGGAGTACACGCATCGCGGGCAAGCTGTACTCGACCTGATCGAGAACCTTGGCAAACCGGTGATCGCGTGCATCAACGGCTTCGCGTTGGGCGGGGGATGTGAGATTGCCATGGCCTGCACGATGCGACTTGCCAGCGAGAATGCCAAATTGGGACAACCCGAGGTGAAGCTCGGCATCATTCCCGGCTACGGTGGCTCGCAGCGCCTTCCACGTCTGGTGGGCAAAGGGATCGCCATGCAGCTTCTTCTCACCGGGGAAATGATCACCGCGCAGGAGGCCCATCGCATCGGGCTGGTAAATGAAGTCGTTCCCGCCGCGCAACTCATTTCGCGGGCGGAGGCGATCGCCCAGGCAATCATCAAGAACGCTCCTCTTGCCATTCAATACTGCCTGGAAGCTGTGAATCACGGGATGGAGATGACGCAGCAGGAAGGGCTGTATCTCGAAGCCACGCTGTTCGCAGTTTGCTGCGCGACCGAAGATAAGAAAGAGGGTACGACGGCGTTTCTCGAGAAGCGGGCTGCCAATTTTGCGGGGAAGTAG
- a CDS encoding type II toxin-antitoxin system HicB family antitoxin, which translates to MKYVVVFERSATGWAAYVPDLPGVITTGKTKQETQQLIREAIAFHLAGLREDNLPIPEPSASAEVVTV; encoded by the coding sequence ATGAAATATGTGGTCGTGTTTGAAAGGTCAGCCACCGGTTGGGCGGCATATGTTCCCGACTTACCGGGGGTCATTACTACCGGCAAAACCAAGCAGGAAACGCAGCAGCTTATCCGCGAGGCCATAGCGTTTCACCTCGCAGGCTTACGCGAAGATAACCTGCCAATCCCGGAACCGAGTGCAAGCGCGGAAGTCGTGACTGTGTAA
- a CDS encoding beta-propeller fold lactonase family protein translates to MNKPGFTGIILLISSFTLLSCGGGSNTPGGFGSGGGGGSPTGTPVYVSNSNSSSVSFYLLNGTSGALQPSTGSPAVTGGSSPDSLALDPAKKFLLVSNLSSASISVFSVNSTTAALTAVTGSPFAAGASATRLVMHPQGKFVYALSSTPAEILAYSFNSITGALAPLAGFPLSLSTSGQSGLAISPNGQFLYTSNPNTNLVTGFSIGTDGALTQLAATTSPNNGSPIFLTFDSSGAFLFAVNGGGTLGGPSVSTFSVSATGTLTEVTGSPTTVGTAPVAAVFSQGFLYVLNQTSGTISAFAFTTSTGQLTELKGSPFTVGTRPVSLTTAALGKFLIVTTTGSSGSGTIVVFSIAADGTLSAVTGSPFTPDTAAPDQVLAF, encoded by the coding sequence ATGAACAAACCTGGGTTCACCGGAATCATCCTGTTGATTTCTTCTTTCACGCTCCTGTCCTGCGGCGGAGGATCGAACACACCCGGAGGTTTTGGTTCAGGCGGGGGTGGCGGCTCGCCCACCGGAACTCCGGTGTACGTGAGCAACAGCAACAGCTCATCTGTCTCCTTTTACCTGCTCAATGGAACATCAGGAGCATTGCAGCCCAGTACCGGATCTCCCGCTGTCACGGGCGGTTCCTCGCCGGATTCACTTGCGCTCGATCCCGCTAAGAAATTTCTGCTGGTTTCGAACCTCTCATCAGCGAGCATTTCCGTTTTCAGCGTGAACAGCACGACTGCGGCTCTGACCGCGGTTACCGGTTCTCCATTCGCGGCGGGAGCGAGCGCGACAAGATTGGTCATGCACCCGCAGGGCAAATTCGTGTATGCGCTCAGCTCTACTCCAGCAGAGATTCTCGCCTACTCGTTCAATTCGATCACAGGCGCTCTTGCGCCACTCGCAGGCTTCCCCTTGTCACTGAGCACATCAGGGCAAAGCGGGCTCGCGATCTCACCTAACGGCCAGTTTTTATACACCTCAAATCCGAACACAAATCTCGTCACCGGTTTTTCGATTGGCACAGATGGCGCTCTCACGCAGCTTGCGGCCACTACGTCGCCGAACAATGGGTCACCTATATTCCTAACCTTCGACAGTAGCGGGGCGTTCCTTTTTGCAGTCAACGGCGGAGGAACTCTCGGAGGCCCAAGCGTCTCCACATTCAGCGTCTCAGCAACTGGCACACTGACCGAGGTCACTGGATCGCCGACAACGGTCGGAACAGCGCCAGTCGCCGCAGTCTTCTCGCAAGGATTTCTCTACGTGTTGAATCAAACTTCTGGCACGATTTCCGCGTTTGCATTCACCACATCCACCGGACAGCTCACTGAGCTAAAAGGTTCGCCGTTCACAGTCGGCACACGACCGGTGTCGCTCACGACGGCTGCGCTGGGAAAATTCCTGATTGTGACTACAACCGGCAGCAGCGGCAGCGGCACGATTGTGGTGTTCTCAATTGCGGCGGATGGGACCCTGAGTGCCGTCACGGGCTCGCCGTTCACGCCGGACACAGCGGCTCCTGACCAGGTACTTGCGTTTTGA
- the fusA gene encoding elongation factor G, producing the protein MKTYESANLRNVAVVGHSHSGKTSLISALLYTAGSTPRLGRVDDGSATTSWDEEEIARQMSISATPAYCEWEKCKINLIDTPGFNMFLHEAKAALVPAEAALVVVDGVSGVEAMTARVWDYAAEMEMPRIIVVNRMDRDRADKDRALESLRNAFGRQVVPVFLPIGSERNLTGVVDLVTMKSYTYSLGGNGKGKEGPIPAELAEEAKAAHEALVELVAEGKDELMEEFFEKGTIPEDHLIGALHEAIREDRIFPALFASGLGNIGTDHILDFLATYAPTAAERPAVKLAATASATPASGNGHGGGSNGASSGETLTVSDSGPLALYVFKTISDPFAGHISFFKVFSGVVKNDATVQNFTRNVSEKFSHLSIMQGKTAVGVTELHAGDIGAVAKLKGTLTGDSLGDKAKSIQFASITFPEPAITFAIEPKTRADEDKLANGLHKLMEEDQMVRFFRDEQTKEFLIAGTGQQHIEVIVSKLKKRYHTEVVLKAPKVPYRETIRGRADAHGRHKKQSGGHGQFGDCKIKMEPLQRGAGFEFVNDIFGGAIPKNFIPAVEKGIIETAARGFLAGYPVVDFKVTLYDGSYHDVDSNELSFKMAGRLAFRQGMEQAKPTLLEPIMHVEISIPDEFAGSIMGDLNSRRGRIQGMDNKGGTTVVKAEVPMAEMLTYGVDLTSMTQGRGSFSMEMAHYDVVPAALQEKIVSAAKAERGELVEVEE; encoded by the coding sequence GTGAAGACCTACGAAAGCGCCAACTTGCGCAACGTGGCCGTGGTCGGCCACTCGCATTCGGGAAAGACCTCGCTCATCTCCGCCCTGCTCTATACCGCCGGCTCCACGCCGCGACTGGGGCGCGTTGACGACGGCAGCGCCACCACTTCGTGGGATGAGGAAGAGATCGCGCGGCAAATGTCGATCAGCGCCACGCCGGCGTACTGCGAGTGGGAGAAGTGCAAGATCAACCTGATCGATACGCCTGGCTTCAACATGTTTCTGCACGAAGCCAAAGCTGCGCTGGTTCCCGCCGAGGCCGCGCTGGTTGTGGTTGACGGCGTGAGCGGTGTCGAAGCGATGACGGCGCGCGTCTGGGATTATGCGGCCGAAATGGAGATGCCGCGCATCATCGTCGTGAATCGCATGGACCGCGATCGTGCCGACAAGGATCGCGCGCTCGAATCGCTGCGTAATGCCTTTGGACGACAGGTTGTGCCGGTGTTCTTGCCTATCGGCAGCGAGCGCAATCTCACCGGCGTAGTCGATCTGGTCACGATGAAGTCTTATACGTATTCACTTGGGGGAAACGGAAAGGGCAAAGAAGGTCCCATTCCTGCCGAACTCGCCGAAGAAGCTAAGGCGGCGCACGAGGCACTCGTCGAACTCGTCGCCGAAGGCAAAGACGAGTTAATGGAAGAGTTCTTCGAAAAGGGAACGATTCCGGAAGATCACCTAATCGGCGCGCTGCATGAAGCCATCCGCGAGGACCGCATCTTCCCAGCGCTCTTCGCTTCGGGACTGGGAAATATCGGGACTGATCACATTCTTGATTTCCTTGCGACCTATGCGCCGACGGCAGCAGAGCGTCCGGCCGTTAAGCTGGCTGCCACCGCCAGCGCAACACCCGCGTCGGGCAACGGACATGGCGGAGGGAGCAACGGCGCTTCGTCTGGAGAGACGCTTACCGTCAGCGACTCAGGGCCGCTGGCGTTGTATGTGTTCAAAACCATCTCCGATCCCTTCGCGGGACACATCTCGTTCTTCAAAGTTTTTTCCGGCGTGGTGAAAAACGACGCCACCGTCCAGAACTTCACCCGGAACGTCTCTGAAAAGTTCTCACATCTGTCGATCATGCAAGGAAAGACGGCTGTTGGGGTGACTGAACTCCATGCGGGCGATATCGGCGCGGTCGCGAAGCTGAAAGGCACGCTTACAGGCGACAGCCTCGGCGACAAGGCGAAGTCTATTCAATTTGCCTCGATCACTTTTCCTGAACCGGCGATCACTTTTGCCATCGAACCCAAAACCCGAGCCGACGAAGACAAGCTCGCCAACGGCCTCCACAAGCTGATGGAAGAAGACCAGATGGTGCGCTTCTTTCGCGACGAGCAAACGAAAGAGTTTCTCATCGCCGGCACCGGACAGCAGCATATCGAAGTAATCGTCTCGAAGCTCAAGAAGCGCTATCACACCGAAGTCGTGCTAAAGGCGCCGAAGGTCCCATATCGGGAAACGATTCGCGGACGAGCCGACGCCCACGGTCGCCACAAGAAACAAAGCGGCGGTCACGGTCAGTTCGGCGACTGCAAGATCAAAATGGAACCGCTCCAGCGCGGCGCAGGCTTCGAGTTTGTGAATGACATCTTTGGCGGCGCAATTCCCAAGAATTTCATTCCAGCCGTTGAGAAAGGGATTATTGAAACGGCCGCACGCGGTTTCCTCGCCGGCTATCCCGTCGTCGATTTTAAAGTCACGCTCTACGATGGCTCGTACCACGACGTCGATTCCAACGAACTTTCATTCAAAATGGCGGGGCGTTTAGCGTTCCGCCAAGGTATGGAACAGGCCAAGCCCACCCTGCTGGAACCCATCATGCATGTGGAAATTTCTATTCCCGACGAATTCGCCGGCAGCATCATGGGCGACCTCAACTCCCGCCGCGGACGCATTCAAGGCATGGATAACAAGGGCGGCACAACGGTGGTAAAAGCCGAAGTGCCCATGGCCGAGATGCTCACGTACGGCGTGGACCTCACTTCAATGACACAAGGCCGCGGCAGCTTCTCAATGGAAATGGCGCATTACGACGTCGTGCCTGCGGCGTTGCAGGAAAAGATCGTCTCCGCCGCCAAAGCCGAGCGCGGTGAACTCGTAGAAGTTGAAGAGTAA
- a CDS encoding ATP-grasp domain-containing protein, producing the protein MAEKLKITILYDSWGDEETETPPEPKRKSKKRKRRREKHDREEIFEALEKLGHEPSYQPLDGTDKTLSVLSKSDADLFFNLTESYAGDDTKEMHVAAYLDLLGRVYTGAGPQGLYLAQDKSLAKKLFKFHAVNSPYFATCYRGRLDHAEDINFPLIVKPTSEDGSIGIDQHSVVSSVKHLMERIHYIQDEFDSPALIEEYIEGREIYAAVLGNERPEALPLIELDLSKLPEGMPKVAGTEVKWEKDTEAYKVTKSAPAEDLDEETAERLQKIALDAYHTLQLRDYGRIDMRLTDKGEIFVIEANPNPWLSSNSEFFMAAKKSGRSYTEMVEEIIYCARHDRRRRDRLRLN; encoded by the coding sequence ATGGCGGAAAAACTGAAGATCACGATTCTGTATGACTCCTGGGGCGACGAGGAGACCGAAACACCTCCTGAACCGAAACGAAAATCGAAAAAACGTAAGCGCCGCCGCGAGAAGCACGACCGCGAGGAGATCTTTGAGGCGCTGGAGAAACTCGGACACGAGCCGAGCTATCAACCTCTCGACGGAACCGATAAGACCCTCTCTGTGCTGTCGAAGAGCGACGCTGATCTTTTCTTCAACTTGACTGAGTCGTATGCCGGCGATGACACCAAGGAAATGCATGTCGCCGCCTATCTTGATTTGCTGGGACGCGTCTACACCGGAGCCGGCCCACAAGGTCTTTACCTAGCGCAGGACAAATCACTCGCCAAAAAACTCTTTAAGTTCCACGCGGTCAACTCGCCATATTTCGCAACTTGTTATCGCGGACGCCTCGATCACGCGGAGGACATCAACTTTCCGCTTATCGTGAAACCGACGTCCGAAGACGGCTCGATCGGCATCGACCAGCATTCCGTCGTGTCTTCAGTGAAACACTTGATGGAGCGCATTCACTACATCCAGGACGAGTTCGACTCTCCCGCGCTGATTGAGGAGTACATCGAGGGCCGAGAAATCTACGCGGCCGTCTTGGGAAATGAGCGCCCGGAGGCGCTGCCGCTGATTGAGTTGGATTTGTCAAAACTTCCCGAAGGCATGCCGAAGGTCGCAGGCACAGAAGTCAAATGGGAGAAGGACACGGAAGCCTACAAGGTCACAAAGTCCGCGCCTGCGGAAGATCTTGACGAAGAGACGGCCGAGCGTCTTCAGAAGATCGCACTCGATGCCTACCACACGCTCCAACTTCGCGATTACGGCCGCATCGACATGCGCCTGACGGATAAAGGCGAGATATTCGTGATCGAAGCGAATCCCAATCCATGGCTTTCCAGCAACTCTGAATTTTTTATGGCCGCAAAAAAATCCGGCAGGTCATACACGGAAATGGTGGAAGAGATCATTTACTGCGCGCGCCACGATCGCCGTCGCCGTGATCGTCTGCGGTTGAATTAG